The Nitrospirota bacterium genome has a window encoding:
- the dnaG gene encoding DNA primase, which produces MVADGVVEEIKSRLDIVEVISEYLHLKRAGQNYKGLCPFHAEKTPSFMVSHPKQIFHCFGCAAGGDVFAFVMKHEGLEFAEALDLLARKAGVELRPRRPGERSAREVARALQREALGFFRQGLLRAREAREYLAKRGISAESVEAFSLGYAPPGWHALQEHLRKKGYTDEQMMAAGLSARGSRGPYDIFRSRLMFPIMDMHGEPVAFGGRVLDDSTPKYLNSPDTPLFKKSDTLYALDRAREAVRQAGEALVVEGYLDVIMCHQGGLRHAVAPLGTALTEGHVRKLARLAERLLLVFDGDQAGLNAARRSLLLVMEGGLRARVLVLPAGEDPHSVLLKDGAGALEALMREAVSPVEFLLGTAPGEKLQAVRAAVSLISRVSDAIVRDEMVRELSERSGTREVAIREELGRVRTGGRTTPPARREDCVLPGEERLLLSVALHEPERAAEILKKVAAEDMRDPLVRRIFGRLADGAGQGGGDASPLEMAEGEEERALLRHLAVSPGFEPDSVETIVEDCVRAIARRAVEQRIQRARAGGDLKLLSKLLSERHKLMPGA; this is translated from the coding sequence ATGGTCGCTGACGGCGTCGTCGAGGAGATCAAGAGCAGGCTTGATATCGTGGAGGTCATCTCCGAGTATCTGCACCTGAAGCGCGCCGGGCAGAACTACAAGGGGCTTTGCCCGTTTCACGCCGAGAAGACGCCGTCCTTCATGGTCAGCCATCCGAAACAGATTTTCCACTGCTTCGGCTGCGCCGCCGGGGGGGACGTCTTCGCCTTCGTGATGAAGCACGAGGGCCTGGAGTTCGCCGAGGCCCTGGACCTGCTGGCCCGGAAGGCCGGGGTGGAGCTTCGGCCCCGCCGGCCGGGGGAGCGGAGCGCGCGGGAGGTGGCCAGGGCGCTTCAGCGCGAGGCGCTCGGTTTCTTCCGCCAGGGGCTCCTCCGCGCCAGGGAGGCCAGGGAGTACCTGGCCAAAAGGGGCATCTCGGCGGAGTCCGTGGAAGCCTTTTCCCTGGGGTACGCACCCCCGGGGTGGCACGCCCTTCAGGAGCATCTGCGGAAGAAGGGATACACCGACGAGCAGATGATGGCGGCGGGCCTGTCCGCCCGGGGGTCCCGGGGGCCCTACGACATCTTTCGCTCGCGGCTCATGTTCCCCATCATGGACATGCACGGGGAGCCCGTGGCCTTCGGCGGGCGGGTCCTGGACGACTCCACGCCCAAGTACCTGAACTCCCCGGACACGCCGCTTTTCAAAAAGAGCGACACCCTCTACGCCCTGGACAGGGCGAGGGAGGCCGTCAGGCAGGCCGGAGAGGCCCTGGTGGTGGAGGGCTACCTGGACGTCATCATGTGCCATCAGGGGGGGTTGCGCCACGCGGTGGCTCCCCTGGGCACCGCCCTGACGGAGGGACACGTCCGAAAGCTTGCCCGCCTGGCCGAGCGCCTGCTTCTGGTCTTCGACGGTGACCAGGCCGGCCTGAACGCCGCCAGAAGGTCCCTGCTCCTGGTGATGGAAGGGGGGCTGAGGGCCCGCGTCCTCGTCCTTCCGGCCGGGGAGGACCCCCACAGCGTCCTTCTCAAGGACGGTGCCGGGGCCCTGGAGGCCCTCATGCGGGAGGCCGTCTCACCCGTGGAGTTCCTCCTCGGGACGGCCCCGGGCGAGAAGCTCCAGGCCGTCAGGGCGGCGGTTTCCCTCATCTCTAGGGTCTCGGACGCCATCGTGCGCGATGAGATGGTCCGGGAGCTTTCCGAAAGGAGCGGCACCCGGGAGGTGGCCATCAGGGAGGAACTGGGCCGGGTGAGGACGGGGGGGCGGACAACCCCGCCCGCCCGGCGCGAGGACTGCGTGCTGCCCGGGGAGGAGCGGCTCCTTTTGAGCGTGGCCCTTCACGAGCCGGAGAGGGCGGCGGAGATACTGAAGAAGGTGGCCGCCGAGGACATGCGGGACCCGCTGGTGCGGCGCATCTTCGGGAGGCTGGCCGATGGGGCCGGACAGGGGGGCGGTGACGCTTCGCCCCTGGAGATGGCAGAGGGCGAGGAGGAGCGCGCCCTCCTGAGGCATCTGGCCGTGAGCCCGGGCTTCGAGCCCGACAGCGTGGAGACCATCGTCGAGGACTGCGTGAGGGCCATCGCCAGAAGGGCCGTGGAGCAGCGCATACAGAGGGCCCGGGCGGGCGGCGACCTCAAGCTTCTGAGCAAGCTGTTATCCGAAAGGCACAAGTTAATGCCGGGAGCATGA